The sequence below is a genomic window from Draconibacterium halophilum.
CCTTTTTCTTTTCCTTTTTATAACCGTTGGAAACGCACAGGAAAAGCAACTGTTTTATGTGGGTACCTTTACTGCTGAAGGTGCTGAGGGAATAAATTATTGTAGTTTAAATACTAAAACGGGTGATATTGATTTGCTGACCACCTTTAAGGGAATCGATAACCCATCGTTTTTACGCTTAGGCCCTGAAAAGGAATTTCTGTACGTAGTTTCGCGAACAACTCCTGAAGTAGAGCAATCGGGTGGTTATGTGGTAGCCTATAAACTTGACAAGCGGGGAGGGCTTCACTTTTTAAACAAGCAGATCTCTCACGGAAGTGGGCCGTGTCATGTTGATGTTTCGCCCGACAGAAAATATGTAGCTATAGCAACTTACGGCGGAGGTACAACTTCGATTTATCCGGTAAAAGAAGATGGCAGCCTCGATAAAGCTCTGGCAGTTGTGCACAACACGGGAAAAAGTGTGCATCCTAATCAGGGGCAGCCACATGCGCATTCCATAAAATTCTCAGCAAATGAACCGAGCATTTTTAGTGCAGACCTGGGGACTGATCAATTAAATATTTTTCACTTTCAAGATGGGAATCTGGGGCGTTACGAGCAGGAGTTTGTAAAATTGCCGGCCGGTTCGGGGCCAAGGCATTTTGTTTTTCATCCAACCGAAAATATAATTTATGTAATAAACGAGCTAAACTCAACCATTTCGGCAGTTAAAAAAGAAGGAGATCAGTGGTCGATGTTTCAAAATATTTCAACCTTGCCAAAAGATTTTGATGGAGAAAGTTATTGTGCCGATATTCATCTCTCAAAAGACGGGAAGTATTTGTATGGATCAAACCGCGGGCACAATTCAATAGCTGTTTTTAAGGTAAAAGCCGATCAGGAACTTACATTTTTAGGAACAGTTCCGGTTGAAGGTGACTGGCCACGAAATTTTGGAATAACACCCGATGGGAAATGGATGTTGGTTGCCAATCAGCGTAGTCATAATATTACTGTATTTCAGATTGATCAGGAAACCGGAATGCCAAAATACAGCGATAAGCAAATTGCATTACCGGCTCCGGTTTGTATCGAGTTTTTGTAGATTAGAATTCTAGTTCTAGCTCAGTTTTGTGCTGATTAGTTTGATAAATTCTTCGCGGGTAGCTACTTTTTCAAAAGCACCGACAAAATCAGAAGTAGTAGTTATGGAATGTTGTTTTTGAACACCACGCATTTGCATACATAGGTGCTGGGCTTCAATAACTACAGCAACTCCCAGTGGTTTTAGTGTGTCTTGGATACAGTCTTTTATTTGAGTTGTTAATCGTTCCTGTACCTGCAACCTGCGGGCAAATACATCAACAACACGGGCAATTTTACTTAATCCGGTAATTGTTCCGTTTGGGATGTAGGCAACGTGCGCCTTCCCAATAAACGGAAGCATGTGGTGTTCACACATCGAATAAATCTCTATATCTTTTACAATTACCATTTGGCGGTAGTCTTCTTTAAACATGGCTGATCTTAATATTTCAACAGGATCGATTTCATAGCCCTGTAATAAAAATTGCATGGCTTTGGCTACTCTTTCCGGTGTTTTATTCAGCCCCTCGCGCGATGGATCCTCTCCAACTATTTGCAAAATTTCTTTGTAATGGCTGGAGAGTTGCTCGGTTGCTTGCTCGTTGTAGAGGTCAGTTCGCTGGTATCCGTTCGAGTTGTTATTCTTTAATGAACACATTGTTGTTAGAATTTTAATAGGTACAAAGATTAACTTTTTTTTATAAAATCAGTATGAATGTATATATGGATTTGAAAAAGAGGGAGATTAGAACTTGCTTTTATGCAAGA
It includes:
- the folE gene encoding GTP cyclohydrolase I FolE, with amino-acid sequence MCSLKNNNSNGYQRTDLYNEQATEQLSSHYKEILQIVGEDPSREGLNKTPERVAKAMQFLLQGYEIDPVEILRSAMFKEDYRQMVIVKDIEIYSMCEHHMLPFIGKAHVAYIPNGTITGLSKIARVVDVFARRLQVQERLTTQIKDCIQDTLKPLGVAVVIEAQHLCMQMRGVQKQHSITTTSDFVGAFEKVATREEFIKLISTKLS
- a CDS encoding lactonase family protein — encoded protein: MLRNILFNCLFLFLFITVGNAQEKQLFYVGTFTAEGAEGINYCSLNTKTGDIDLLTTFKGIDNPSFLRLGPEKEFLYVVSRTTPEVEQSGGYVVAYKLDKRGGLHFLNKQISHGSGPCHVDVSPDRKYVAIATYGGGTTSIYPVKEDGSLDKALAVVHNTGKSVHPNQGQPHAHSIKFSANEPSIFSADLGTDQLNIFHFQDGNLGRYEQEFVKLPAGSGPRHFVFHPTENIIYVINELNSTISAVKKEGDQWSMFQNISTLPKDFDGESYCADIHLSKDGKYLYGSNRGHNSIAVFKVKADQELTFLGTVPVEGDWPRNFGITPDGKWMLVANQRSHNITVFQIDQETGMPKYSDKQIALPAPVCIEFL